The Onychomys torridus chromosome X, mOncTor1.1, whole genome shotgun sequence genomic interval CATTAAAATAGGCTGAAGGGATTCTGAGGCACGTGGAGTCATTTCTGCTGACTAAGGTGCTTGAATGAACCATCCTTGCGCAGTTGGAGATATGCATGAGCTAGAATTATGTCGACATTATTCAATGTGGGAACTTTTAGTGCAAAAAGGTGGAAGTGAGACCCATGAAAGGACCTGTAGGGTCTTCACTTTTGAGACATCGTCAACAAGACAATGCTGAGGGAAAATGTATCTTCTGTCCTGCAAATTTGATCTATGTCTAAATTCATGTCTGCTGACTCATAAGCATTAATTAACTGTGttgtgtagacgaatttctaagcaatcttattaaataaaaagcatggagccaaatataggggtgaaagccttagagattaGGGAAATTGTGAGAGCCACCAATCAACCTTATCTTACCAGCTCTGAAGCTTCCAAAATGCcacgacttcctgtctacccaggcttttattgccttgctgttctgccctcacagtggctcttagcccagctacctcacttccttatcacttgtacagacctccaggtctctaagattggtactgggattaaaggtgtgtgtcaccatgcctgggtgtgttccctagtgtggcctcgaacacagagaccctgcctgccaagtgatcagactatgggcatgtgctacctctgcttgacttttgtgtttacttaaaatggcgtgctattttctctgatctccaggcaaactttattaacatacaaataaaatatcaccacatttcaacacaaataaaatatcaccacagtgttgAAATCTCTATCACTAGAATTGAATGGTAAATTATTTTGACCTTTTAGTAAAGATCTcattacttttttattaaaactgtgtcatttttgtttatttttgagattgtcatttacatttcttccttccttttcttccctccaaacactTTTGTATGCATCCACCTCCACTTTCCttgaaattcatggcctcttttttccattaattgttattgtgtgcatatatgattTCAATATACTTacagattcttaaaaaaaaaccctgttgagtccaagaaaaagaacaaacactACTTGCTTAACAgtgtctttctcccctcccctttggCTCCTAGATTAAGAAGAAACAGCAAGATGTGCTTGGTTTCTTAGAAGCCAACAAAATAGGATTTGAAGAAAAAGATATTGCAGCCAATGAAGAGAATCGGAAATGGATGAGAGAAAATGTACCTGAAAACAGTCGACCAGCCACAGGGTACCCCCTGCCACCTCAGATTTTCAATGAAAGCCAGTACCGTGGGGTAAGGAAGCAATTTCAGTCTTGTTTATTGAAATATATTGCCTCCAAATGAGCTTACACCTTTCAGATTTCCCTC includes:
- the Sh3bgrl gene encoding SH3 domain-binding glutamic acid-rich-like protein, which codes for MVIRVYIASSSGSTAIKKKQQDVLGFLEANKIGFEEKDIAANEENRKWMRENVPENSRPATGYPLPPQIFNESQYRGDYDAFFEARENNAVYAFLGLTAPPGSKEAEAQAKQQA